The Henckelia pumila isolate YLH828 chromosome 2, ASM3356847v2, whole genome shotgun sequence genome includes a window with the following:
- the LOC140885047 gene encoding uncharacterized protein, with amino-acid sequence MIREDFMDLDLNQRSPESPLRSGSSLNQPESCNSEIGDRIRFLEAVTGAAIQRRRHEQQQSDQEMAERVKCWKSDSSHLVAKALEMDDGWANNVVGSEEEGCFYACNICSETARSPVVTCCGHLFCWACFYHMNYVDSTSKECPVCEGEVSDRAVIPVYGNGDEDFACVIESGVRTPPRPKAKRVESVRQRRRGGLDDVPVAEALRRIRIGIGSMVE; translated from the coding sequence ATGATACGCGAAGATTTCATGGATCTTGATCTGAACCAACGGTCGCCGGAATCACCATTGCGCTCCGGGTCGTCGTTAAATCAACCGGAATCTTGTAATAGCGAGATAGGCGATAGAATTCGTTTTCTGGAGGCCGTTACCGGCGCGGCCATTCAACGGCGCCGGCATGAGCAGCAACAAAGCGATCAAGAAATGGCTGAGAGGGTTAAATGTTGGAAAAGCGATAGTTCCCATTTGGTGGCCAAGGCGTTGGAGATGGATGACGGCTGGGCGAACAACGTTGTCGGGTCCGAGGAGGAAGGGTGTTTCTATGCTTGCAACATATGCTCGGAAACGGCGAGGAGTCCCGTGGTGACTTGCTGCGGGCACCTGTTTTGCTGGGCTTGCTTTTACCATATGAATTACGTGGATTCGACGTCTAAGGAGTGCCCCGTCTGCGAGGGAGAGGTGTCGGACAGGGCGGTGATCCCCGTGTATGGGAACGGGGATGAGGATTTTGCGTGCGTGATTGAATCCGGTGTGAGGACACCGCCGAGGCCCAAAGCCAAGAGAGTTGAGAGTGTTCGGCAGCGGCGGCGTGGTGGTTTGGATGACGTTCCTGTCGCGGAGGCGTTGCGGCGGATCAGGATTGGTATTGGTTCGATGGTGGAGTGA